The Parabacteroides timonensis sequence TCTTTAAATGAAAATTTGATTTCAAATGCATCCTCCGATAAATCCTTGAAACGGGATAGCGGGATACTGCATGTTACTTTTGCAATAGCAGGGAAAGTACGCAAGGTGTAATGTGGAGGTAAATCAGTACAGAGTACAGGTATCTCCAGCGTTTTTTCCGTGAATTCTTCGATTGGGATCGTTACAGTAACACTTGTCGGATCATAAGTCGCTTCATCTACTTTTTGTAGCTGTATGGTCTTAGTGATCGTTTTATTTCCTTTTTTTATCTCTGTAAATACAGTTTTTGCCTGATTCAATGTATCCAGCACTACATCACTGGCATATACGCTGATATTTGCTGGGGAAATTGTAATATTTCCGGATATGTGAAACCCAGGATTAGTCTGTATTGCCCCATCGAAGACAACAGGTATCTCTTTTTTTATACGTTTACTATAAGCTGCATCGATATGTTGCGGTTCGAACCCTGTTAAGGAAGTTGTCGCTAACAGTTGTTTTTGGATATCGCTTTGTATTGTCTTTTTGGCGATAGATAAAGAACCACTCTTCTCCGTTTGATTTTTCATATTCGCTTCGATCGGGGCAAACGAACGGCCGAAGGAATAGTTAAGCAAAACACTTCCTTTATCTTTTACTCTTGCAACAACCTCTTGTGGAGGTGTTTCAGTAAAGGAAACATCC is a genomic window containing:
- a CDS encoding YbbR-like domain-containing protein: MSQLDRINYSFKSARMKINAFLRRQRWKEALIFFSFVLLAFGFWLLQSLQQEYEIEISIPVRYKNIPPDVSFTETPPQEVVARVKDKGSVLLNYSFGRSFAPIEANMKNQTEKSGSLSIAKKTIQSDIQKQLLATTSLTGFEPQHIDAAYSKRIKKEIPVVFDGAIQTNPGFHISGNITISPANISVYASDVVLDTLNQAKTVFTEIKKGNKTITKTIQLQKVDEATYDPTSVTVTIPIEEFTEKTLEIPVLCTDLPPHYTLRTFPAIAKVTCSIPLSRFKDLSEDAFEIKFSFKDLEQNASGTLPIHLTKKPDWVSSATLVPDKIEFILEQNNLHD